From the genome of Metarhizium brunneum chromosome 4, complete sequence, one region includes:
- the CDC25_0 gene encoding Cell division control protein 25 — protein MLSGRSLGANTHMAHELALYYNAEQMPHGSYESHQHGTLYSHSDMTPPTTPNGSQEDLSPEPTGAPIFHNFLRAFYPFHPSYAVSDSSVTLPLDEGDVVLVHSVHTNGWADGTLLASGARGWLPTNYCEAYEPEDMRNLLKALLNFWDLLRSTSINDSEMFRNQEFMKGIIAGVRFLLERTGCLNRESSVVQRSDTLRKGRKSLLSELSSLVKTAKRLQESQNGTLYPPEDANDIIDEMILRAFKIVTKGVRFLDALEEDRRSRVPASVTVMATVAEESFIPPTPPADRTHFEDQKLNNASSETGSRASTTDKGNSVTSLATPDSAEGGCDSLGPWARRMSSLSAQTNYSPLTSSGQSGNPQGSLQSHRLSAGMAHRVSLAGPSPSSRPHHLVSERLSRSHDKFLSHLGSFIGRLHLQSQSRPELSFAIKQSATSGGELLAVMDHVCAYNNSSVASLSKARMAMFERIQILVISARDTLANAATEGADLIMPQDNGILLMAATGCVRVAGECVAKTKAAIERVGDFEFELEGFSLGIDLSILDIAEERARTPSVAERSDAVSSAAESFQTCELSVVAPRRLVAPAATDKPLPRVPRLSIPENIVRQCSSPISSRPSSIHDDNASSVASSVSSIRPALPTPLKSANAPNHFEQSESGIDTSRIEQEQHAARFDTLIASSAGSSGTYLSRDSEASVASQTSTRATTPDHLLAPRNQPSMSDMSATGSLSQTDEHDDVETRLLEKTFAHELMFNKEGQVTGGSLPALVERLTTHESTPDATFVSTFFLTFRLFCTPIKLTEALVERFDYVGEFPHMAGPVRLRVYNAFKGWLESHWRDQTDREALKLIIPFAELKLTSVLLSAGRRLLELAKRVSGEGSLVPRLVSSMGKTNTCIAQYVPADTPLPHPAISKSQQHLLTAFRTGGSGPSLLDLDPLEVARQLTIKQMSIFCSILPEELLSSQWMKKGGVDAPNVKAMSALSTDLSNLVAETILQHSEIKKRAAIIKQWIKIAHQCLELHNYDGLMAIICTLNSSTISRLRKTWDAVSTKRKEMLRHLQGIVEPAQNNKVLRTRLHDHVPPCLPFLGMYLTDLTFVDIGNPATKQMSLGTDSEEDGSGGLTVVNFDKHTRTAKIIGELQRFQIPYRLMEVSEMQDWITAQINRVREGDQGNVQVTYYRKSLLLEPRESAPRRDAEPPTPVTSGAGPSRGDLFGWMSRDRGQTPTPAQG, from the exons ATGCTGAGTGGGCGCTCTTTAGGAGCCAATACTCACATGGCTCATGAACTGGCGCTGTATTATAACGCGGAACAGATGCCCCATGGATCGTATGAATCACATCAACACGGCACACTTTACTCGCACAGCGACATGACTCCCCCAACCACTCCGAATGGCTCCCAGGAGGATCTGTCTCCAGAGCCTACTGGCGCGCCAATTTTTCACAATTTTTTGAGGGCCTTTTATCCCTTCCATCCAAGCTATGCTGTATCAGACTCGAGCGTGACTCTCCCCTTGGATGAAGGAGATGTTGTCTTGGTACACTCAGTTCACACCAATGGATGGGCGGATGGAACGTTACTGGCATCTGGCGCAAGGGGGTGGCTGCCAACTAACTACTGCGAAGCCTATGAGCCGGAGGACATGCGAAATCTGCTCAAGGCGCTTCTCAATTTCTGGGATTTGCTTCGAAGCACCTCGATCAACGATAGCGAAATGTTTCGGAATCAAGAGTTTATGAAGGGAATCATTGCCGGTGTGCGGTTCCTCCTG GAACGAACTGGCTGTTTGAATAGAGAGTCAAGTGTCGTGCAACGGAGCGACACCTTGCGCAAAGGACGCAAGTCATTATTGTCCGAATTGTCATCATTGGTTAAAACGGCCAAACGGTTACAGGAGAGCCAAAATGGAACTCTGTATCCTCCCGAGGATGCTAATGATATTATTGACGAAATGATTCTGCGAGCTTTCAAAATTGTGACGAAGGGTGTCCGATTTCTTGATGCACTGGAGGAGGATAGACGGTCCCGTGTACCGGCATCAGTTACTGTCATGGCAACTGTTGCTGAAGAATCATTCATACCGCCAACACCGCCGGCAGATCGAACCCATTTTGAGGACCAGAAGTTGAACAATGCTTCCAGTGAAACAGGCTCACGTGCCTCGACGACTGACAAGGGCAACAGTGTCACGAGTTTGGCGACGCCAGATTCCGCTGAAGGCGGCTGCGACTCGCTCGGGCCCTGGGCTCGGCGCATGTCGTCTCTCAGCGCACAAACCAACTACAGTCCTTTGACGAGCTCTGGCCAAAGCGGAAATCCACAAGGCAGCTTGCAGAGCCACCGCCTGTCTGCAGGAATGGCGCACAGAGTTTCACTTGCTGGGCCATCCCCTTCATCCCGACCACACCATCTGGTATCCGAACGCCTCAGCCGCAGTCATGACAAATTTCTCTCACACCTTGGTTCGTTCATCGGCAGACTACACCTACAGTCACAATCACGACCAGAGTTATCATTCGCCATCAAGCAGTCGGCTACTTCGGGCGGGGAACTACTTGCTGTGATGGATCATGTATGTGCCTATAACAACTCCAGTGTGGCCTCTCTGAGCAAGGCTCGCATGGCTATGTTTGAGCGTATCCAGATTCTTGTCATTTCAGCACGAGATACGCTGGCCAACGCTGCGACAGAAGGTGCGGATTTGATCATGCCACAAGACAATGGAATCTTGCTTATGGCTGCCACTGGTTGTGTCAGAGTGGCTGGTGAATGTGTTGCTAAAACGAAGGCCGCTATTGAACGCGTTGGAGACTTTGAATTTGAGCTTGAAGGCTTTTCTCTGGGTATTGATTTGAGCATCCTCGATATTGCAGAAGAACGAGCTAGAACACCTTCGGTTGCCGAACGATCAGACGCGGTTAGCAGCGCTGCCGAATCATTTCAGACCTGCGAATTGTCTGTTGTAGCACCACGACGACTTGTTGCTCCTGCCGCCACTGACAAACCGCTTCCACGAGTTCCCCGTCTCAGCATTCCTGAGAACATAGTTCGCCAATGCAGCTCTCCTATTTCTTCCCGACCTTCTTCCATACACGACGACAATGCTTCCAGCGTTGCTTCTTCAGTCTCATCGATTCGTCCAGCATTGCCGACGCCACTCAAATCCGCCAATGCACCAAACCATTTTGAACAGAGCGAGTCGGGTATTGACACTTCGAGGATAGAACAGGAACAGCATGCAGCTCGTTTTGACACCCTAATTGCCTCAAGCGCGGGAAGCAGCGGTACGTATCTCAGCAGGGATTCGGAGGCGAGCGTTGCATCACAGACTTCTACTCGTGCAACGACTCCGGACCACCTCCTAGCACCTCGTAATCAGCCGTCCATGTCAGATATGAGTGCCACGGGAAGCTTATCACAAACGGACGAACATGATGATGTGGAAACGAGGCTCTTGGAGAAGACTTTTGCTCATGAGCTTATGTTTAACAAAGAGGGCCAAGTGACCGGCGGCTCACTTCCAGCTCTGGTTGAGCGCTTGACAACGCACGAATCCACACCAGACGCCACTTTTGTGTCGACCTTCTTTCTCACTTTCCGTTTATTCTGCACGCCAATAAAGCTCACGGAGGCTTTGGTCGAACGGTTTGACTACGTTGGCGAGTTCCCTCACATGGCTGGTCCAGTCAGACTCAGGGTCTACAACGCGTTCAAGGGGTGGCTTGAGTCACATTGGCGAGACCAAACTGATCGAGAGGCTTTGAAATTAATTATCCCTTTTGCCGAGTTGAAGCTTACTTCTGTTCTTTTATCTGCTGGGCGCCGGCTACTAGAACTGGCCAAGAGGGTCTCTGGAGAAGGCTCCCTCGTCCCCCGGCTTGTATCATCGATGGGCAAGACCAACACATGTATTGCGCAGTATGTGCCTGCAGATACTCCTCTTCCTCACCCTGCAATCTCTAAGAGCCAACAACACCTGCTCACTGCTTTTCGAACTGGGGGCAGTGGGCCAAGTCTGCTTGACCTCGATCCTCTTGAGGTTGCGCGACAACTGACGATCAAACAAATGAGCATCTTTTGCTCCATTTTGCCGGAAGAGCTACTGTCATCACAGTGGATGAAGAAGGGTGGCGTTGATGCCCCAAATGTGAAGGCTATGTCGGCTTTGTCAACGGATCTTTCTAATCTTGTTGCTGAAACCATTCTTCAGCACTCTGAAATCAAGAAGCGCGCCGCAATTATAAAGCAGTGGATCAAGATAGCCCACCAGTGTCTTGAACTTCATAACTACGATGGCCTCATGGCTATTATTTGCACCCTGAATAGCAGTACAATTAGCCGACTGCGCAAAACATGGGATGCCGTATCTACCAAGCGAAAGGAGATGCTTCGGCATTTGCAAGGGATTGTGGAGCCCGCGCAGAACAACAAGGTCTTACGCACTCGGCTTCATGACCATGTGCCACCATGTCTTCCCTTTCTTGGAATGTATCTGACCGACTTGACCTTTGTTGACATTGGTAACCCTGCCACCAAACAAATGTCCCTTGGTACGGATAGCGAGGAGGACGGATCTGGCGGCCTGACTGTGGTCAACTTTGATAAACACACACGTACCGCTAAAATCATCGGCGAGCTGCAGCGTTTTCAGATTCCATACAGACTTATGGAAGTCTCTGAGATGCAGGACTGGATTACCGCACAGATCAACCGCGTGCGCGAGGGTGACCAGGGAAACGTCCAAGTTACCTACTACCGGAAGAGCCTCCTACTTGAACCTCGTGAGAGTGCTCCTCGACGAGATGCAGAACCCCCGACTCCTGTTACCTCTGGGGCAGGACCCTCCAGAGGAGACCTCTTTGGGTGGATGTCTCGTGATCGAGGTCAAACGCCAACCCCGGCTCAGGGCTGA
- the inda1_1 gene encoding Amino-acid permease inda1, with amino-acid sequence MSSKDEPIDSSAMEKGHTTALEGTSQVIPKTTTIERDPNFMTRNGLSLESFKKAHYGTGFVELERPMKARHLNMIAIGGSIGAGFFVGSGGALSKGGPGSLFLDFLIIGIMMFNVVYALGELAVMYPVSGAFYTYSTRFIDPSWGFAMGWNYVFQWAVVLPLELTVCGLTIQYWNEDISVGVWIAVFLAAIIIINLFGALGYAEEEFVSSVFKLLATVIFMIIAFVLVLGGGPKDGRYNEYWGARYWYDPGAFKNGFKGFCAVFVTAAFSFSGTELVGLAAAEAKNPVKSLPSAIKQVFWRITVFYILGLFFVGLLIDSNDPSLLSSQAFSDVKTSPFVLVGKYAGLTGFDHFMNLTILVSVLSIGVSGVYGGSRTLTALAQQGYAPKVFTYIDRSGRPLFSVIAIILCGFLGFVSLNNKGPVVFDWLLALSGLAAIFTWGSICLAHIRFRKAWKYHGHTLDEIPFKAIGGVYGSWLGLALCVLVLIAQFYTAIVAPPGESGLGTAEGFFKSYLAFPVVMFFWVVGYLWKRTGWLRTEQMDVDTGRRELDWDEINAYRAKVASWPAWRRILHHTF; translated from the exons ATGTCGTCCAAAGACGAGCCCATTGACTCCAgtgccatggagaagggCCACACGACTGCCCTGGAGGGTACTAGCCAAGTGATCCCTAAAACAACGACGATCGAGCGTGACCCAAATTTCATGACCCGCAACGGTCTGAGTCTGGAATCTTTTAAGAAAGCTCATTATGGCACCGGCTTCGTCGAACTTGAACGCCCTATGAAAGCCAGGCATCTGAATATGATCGCTATTGGTGGTTCTATCGGCGCCGGTTTCTTTGTTGGTTCTGGCGGTGCTTTGAGTAAAGGT GGCCCTGGAAGTCTTTTTCTCGACTTCTTGATCATTGGTATCATGATGTTCAACGTCG TGTATGCTCTAGGTGAACTCGCTGTCATGTATCCAGTTTCTGGTGCCTTTTATACTTACTCAACCCGCTTTATTGACCCTTCCTGGGGTTTTGCAATGGGCTGGAACTATGTCTTCCAATGGGCTGTTGTCTTGCCACTTGAACTCACGGTCTGCGGTCTGACTATTCAATACTGGAACGAAGACATATCGGTCGGTGTTTGGATTGCCGTATTCCTTGCTGCGATTATTATTATCAACTTATTTGGTGCCCTAGGCTATGCTGAAGAGGAGTTTGTATCTTCTGTCTTCAAGCTTCTCGCGACTGTTATCTTTATGATTATTGCCTTTGTTCTCGTACTAGGCGGTGGACCTAAGGATGGCCGATATAATGAGTACTGGGGCGCCAGATATTGGTATGACCCAGGGGCCTTTAAGAATggctttaaaggcttttgCGCTGTCTTTGTCACAGCTGCTTTCTCCTTTTCTGGAACCGAACTGGTTGGTCTTGCTGCTGCCGAAGCTAAGAACCCTGTCAAGTCTCTGCCAAGCGCCATTAAGCAGGTATTCTGGCGTATCACGGTATTTTATATCCTGGGCCTGTTCTTCGTTGGCCTTCTCATTGACAGCAATGACCCTTCGCTACTCTCGTCGCAAGCCTTCAGCGATGTGAAGACTTCGCCCTTTGTTTTGGTTGGAAAATATGCTGGACTCACGGGATTTGACCACTTTATGAACTTGACAATCCTGGTCTCTGTCTTATCAATTGGCGTCTCGGGTGTATATGGAGGCTCTCGAACTCTGACCGCTTTGGCCCAGCAAGGCTATGCTCCCAAGGTATTCACTTATATTGATAGGTCAGGTCGCCCTCTCTTCTCcgtcattgccatcattctTTGCGGATTCCTCGGGTTTGTGAGCTTAAACAATAAGGGCCCTGTCGTCTTTGACTGGCTCCTAGCCTTATCCGGACTTGCAGCTATCTTCACCTGGGGTTCAATTTGCTTGGCCCACATTCGATTCCGCAAGGCGTGGAAGTACCACGGTCATACGTTGGATGAGATCCCTTTCAAGGCTATCGGGGGTGTCTATGGCTCTTGGCTCGGACTCGCTCTCTGCGTTCTCGTCTTGATTGCTCAG TTCTACACCGCCATTGTGGCTCCTCCCGGAGAATCTGGCTTGGGCACTGCTGAAGGGTTTTTCAAGTCGTATCTCGCCTTCCCTGTTGTCATGTTCTTTTGGGTAGTTGGGTACCTCTGGAAGCGTACTGGATGGCTCCGAACTGAGCAGATGGATGTCGATACTGGCCGCCGAGAGTTGGACTGGGATGAAATCAACGCCTACCGAGCCAAGGTTGCCTCGTGGCCAGCTTGGCGACGAATTCTTCACCACACTTTCTAA